A stretch of the Nicotiana tabacum cultivar K326 chromosome 6, ASM71507v2, whole genome shotgun sequence genome encodes the following:
- the LOC107799904 gene encoding uncharacterized protein LOC107799904 has protein sequence METKENAAAATVQHVTKASSDQLLRKFAEMGSESEDKALAKKELRLAKRRKRIQPTVNGSSTTTTTTTVLGERNSLLPPAGSQRSVALIRRLGIGKAKIRAKDFKNRSFLGTIEKTWRRTVEGASKVFIEKHYNRHKRLISDTY, from the exons ATGGAAACAAAGGAAAATGCTGCTGCTGCTACAGTTCAGCATGTAACAAAAGCATCATCAGATCAGCTTTTAAGGAAGTTTGCAGAGATGGGTTCTGAATCAGAAGATAAAGCTTTAGCTAAGAAGGAACTCAGGTTAGCTAAACGCAGGAAAAGAATACAACCCACTGTCAATGGGAGCagcactactactactactactactgttTTGGGTGAGAGGAATTCCCTTCTACCTCCTGCTGGTTCTCAACGATCCGTGGCGTTGATTCGGCGTTTAGGTATTGGAAAAGCTAAGATTAGAGCTAAGGATTTCAAGAACAGATCCTTTTTGGGTACTATTGAGAAG ACATGGCGCAGAACTGTTGAAGGAGCTTCCAAAGTCTTCATTGAGAAACATTACAACCGGCACAAGCGTCTAATAAGTGATACGTATTAG